The sequence TTTTGTATCAATCAACACACCAAATGGGATAGATCATGGACAAATtaaccaaataatagatcaaagatcaaatgataaaattttaaataggtCAGGAGTCAAATAGTGCTTTACAGTTTTTAATATTATGCTACTAAAACTCAAGTGacacctcaaaatgaccgttaataaTCTCAAACTAGaaaatttaaagaattgatgatattataagcaattttaattcttcaattttatttttgaagCATTTAAGCGTTCtctggttaggagagagaaaatgaatgtttaaaaaaagaaagtttTGAAAATGCTGTTTTTGAAAAAAGATGCTTAATAAATGTAGTTTTAAACaacattttattttcaaaagaaAAGCATAAATTTATTAATCACTTTTCAAAACTGAAacaagaaagagagagagagtaaagCACCACTATCTCCATAATCTGACATAGAATCAGTTGCCATAAGTATGAACTACGAGATTCATAGACTCTTGACAAATCGAACACAATAGTTATGAATTTCCCTTATAAGAAATTTACAATCAGAAACAATAAGGCCTAACATAGAATTCACCTTCTCTTAATCGTTGATAATATTGACTAAAAGTTGAGAATCTGATTCCATAATGGCATTTTGAAAGTCATTATCCTTCAACGATAAACGCACCCGGCGTACATGGTAGACAATCATTTTGAGCGTGAGATAAACCAGCAAAGTTTCTTAACACACACATCCCTTTGGACGGTCACTAAAGATCTGCCATCGTTTTCTTCATCATTGCAATTTTAATACCTATATTGGTGAGAAATCTGCGATGAGACTCCATCTCAGAGCTTTTGGTGTTGGTTGGACCTCAGTATCGTCATGGCTAACAATTACCGTGCATCACTACCTTCTtccaaggttttttttttttttttttcataaaactcATTCATGGATTCCATGATGGGAGGGAGGAAGGAGAAAAGGCAAAAAGAGGAAAAGAAACCTCAGCGAAAAAAATTCGTTAATAAtagggatgacaacgggtagggtacccgcgggtagtgccaatctcaaacccttacccgtttattttttaattacctaTACCGATCCTATTATCCTAATGAGTATATTTTTTGCATGCCATATCCATCTCATTTAATTCGCGAGTACCCACGGGTAGCCTtatccgttaagaatcaataaataaaacaaaagtggtgggggtgccagcatagttgggatgtccgccACTTACCATTCCTTGCTAACCAGTCtttaatcaaaaaaataaataaaacaaaaaatattagaaatttaacaaaatataaatttaataaatcatatatctaaaagtttaacaaattgaaccttaatatAGTAGCTTGGTGATATCATTCAATGGTtgaataacaaaatcaaatctcatatttacatctaaaaaacaataccCTGGTAACGGGTTATGACGGGTAACAGGTACCTTGGTGGTATtttcatacccgtcccattaccctataCTCATCCCATACCTTTTTATACAGGGTATGGATATTCCTATTAGAGTCGGATATCCGCGAGTACGGTGCCCGTTACCATCCCTGGTCAATAACGAGGCGTTCTTAATCAAAACGACATTGGACAtctattattaaaaatttaattaatcacCACCGGTTTTCTTccatttaaacaattttaatttttgaaaattttcattttgataccGTCAACTgtcattttgaggcgttaattgaaatttagtggacctaatattaaaaagtgtaagtttaagtgattattattttactttttgaaatttaatggCCATAAGGTGAAAATGTTTCGGGAGTAAACCAGTGACTATGGATATAATTTAGAGGAAATTACATATGAAAAATTTATAGTtatatcaaattttattttgaattttgtcaTGAGAGAAGTTATCGATAACTAATTATTTTGAAGAAGATTAAAAGATAGTCATTACCTTCTACATCATgacatttctaaaataaaaatgaatcaatctgatattattataaatgtaattaatttagggaaaagtacaaaaataaaccttgtggttacacccattttcgaacaacacccatgtggtttaaaagtttgcaaagtggtgccatgtacttcattccgttagcaaacacataccaaattgactaacggtgttaaaagtcaaaggaaaaagagttaatttggtccttatatttatttatttttataaattgacccctttattatctaattattacaaacaaaccctaaaataaaaaatataaatcaaatataccatcttctccaactctctctaatttcttaattttttttcttctttctctctcatctctcttaatttctctctctaaaataaagCTATCCCCGTCAACACTTTCAAAATTTCTATACATATACATTTATTAATCTCCCCTTCAAACACTTACATACATTTAGTCCATAATCAAATAAAACTCTCTCCGAAATTTCTCCCATGGCGGCTAAATCTCTGCTGAATAAAAATCCATACTCGTCTAAATCATCTGTTTAAAGTCAGTAAATTAGTAGAAAATATGATCAAAGAAACATTCTTTGATGCTGGAACAGgtaaattctagaatttccagaAAACAACAAACGAGTAGAAACAAACCTTGATTATGGTCACGTTGCTTGCTCCTTTGCTGGCTACCAAATATGATAACACAAACAGTAGCAGCTGCAACCCCAAATGAACAAATAGCCACAGTTCCACTCAAGCAAAATGGTTGAAGGTCAAACGTTTACCATTGGTGAGTTCAGTTCTTTTGATTTGAAGCATTTTCTTAATATCCAAAGCAAAATGGTCTTAGTGCTaccatattattattatatatgaatgtataattttgtaaaaatcATTTGGATATTTTCACTGCAGAACCTATTCTTACAATGGGAAATATCGAGTGTAACATGGCCTGATAACTGGACAACTTTAACATCTGATGGAAGCCCTGCTGCCCAGTTTGAACATACTATTTTAATTACCAGAACTGGCGCCGATATTTTGACAAAATGTTAGAATAGTGTTCATTATTAAAGGTGTAATCCATGTTCCTTTATTTCAAATGGTTTCCAGTAACTTTTAAATTATTCAAgatttttatttgattatggATTAAATGTATGTAAGTGTTTGAAGGGGAgattaataaatgtatatatatgtatatagaaaTTTTGAAAGTGTTGATGGGGATAGttttattttagagagagaaattaagagagatgagagagaaagaagaaaaaaaattaagaaattaaagagaattggagaagatggtgtatttgatttttattttttattttagggtttgtttgtaataattagataataaaggggtcaatttataaaaataaataaatataaggaccaaattaactcttttccctttgacttttaacaccgttagtcaatttggtatgtgtttgctaacggaatgaagtacatgacaccactttgcaaacttttaaaccacatgggtgttgttcgaaaatgggtgtaactacgaggtttatttttgtacttttcccattaatttattagttcctatattttaataaaacacactgtttagtctttgtattttcaaaaacacatggtaaggtccctaacctttttctcagttgTTTAGTCATTtcatctgtttgttagatttttttaccttttatgacttcagaaatgactaaattaccctttactatttaccttcaaacttcagaacagtaaatccaatttagaagaagaagctatttgtatggagaacaagaaaaaaaacagaCCCAATatttacgaatttgaacgattaaaaataaaatcaagaagaagaacagtcaaagttgatttcagatgcattagagtttaaaggaaaggaaaataaaggaaaagaagaacgcaaatccaaatcgactaacagaatcttcatgagaatctaacggcagggactaaatagttcaccgagaaaaacgtcaAGGACCAAACaattcaccgagaaaaacattagggactttaccttgtatttttgaaaatatagggactaaacaatatgttttatcaaaatatagggactaataaattaattacccttattaTAATTTGCGATGTTTATGTAAAAAACCTATAATTTACCCTTCAAATTATCTTCATTTTTTGTTATGGCCCATCTCACCTGACACAAACAGCCCAAACCCAAAGAACAACAAAACCCCTCAAAGTTTCTCGCACTCATTTCTGTAGATTCATTGGAAACCAGACGAGAGAGAAATTGGATTTGGCAGAAAAATGGGGAAACCATTGGGACCCACAGGAGAATTCTTCAGAAGAAGGGATCAATGGAGGAAGCATCCGATGATCACAAATCAATTCCGCCATGCTCTTCCTGGATTCGGCATAGGCGTTGTCGCCTTCGGTGTTTACCTTGTTGGTGAAAAAGTTTACAATAGGGTTTATGCTCCTTCCTCTTCCCATCACACCTCTTCGGCTTCTCACTCTCACTGATTTCTCTTTTGGTTGTTGATTTTCGCTTTCGAGGTCAGTCGGTTTTTGATTCATCATcggcttttcttttcttagaaATTAGTACAAACTTAATGGCTAGATCTGTTATGCGTATAAACTTGATTGCTGATTGGTATTTGAAATTGGTGCTATTTGTGTGACGATTTGCATTTGTTTTTGAATAATTTTGTGATTAGTGATTATTTGTTTGAGTTTTAGTATTCCGATGCCCGAGAATAGAATTTGCTAATCAGAATCACCTATGCTGGGTATGgaattagggctgtaaatgagcctaGTCCTTCCGCGTTCACTCTCAACAGTGTTCCGTTCGATATATAAATGAGAGCTTGAGCATGATGAAAATAGGTTTGAAAACTTGCGAAGCCAGCAGACTCTGTTATAGGGTAAAGAAcaaactcgattataatgttaTGAACATGCTCGTAATCAAGTTCTGtctattattttttatactattgTAAAACAATATAGTTTTGtaggtttcaaaactatatagttgtgaaatttcaaataaacataattaattgCTGTCCGCTAGCGAAGTTCATTAGCAGAATTAATGAGCTGCTCCTGAGCAAAGCTTGTGAGCCGCTTACGAACAGGGTGTTGAATTTTTTGGCGAGTATGAGCAGgctaaagctcggctcgattccTTCCCTATATGGAAGGAGAATTCATTCGAAATGGTTTGTTTCCCTTCCCCATCTGTTTCGTCAGTTCTTGCACTTGGTAATTGGGTTTTATTAACTCGACATGTTTTAGTCTTTTGGGTTCATAATTAGATGTGAAGTtgtcaattttcaattttgctCAGCAGTATTTTGAGTCATGTTTATCAGAATTGATTTTCTCCACTATTTTCTGAGCAAACATTAGGTATCTTCTATGTTGCACGCATAGTTGTTAAAAGCGCAACTTAAGCAACGCTCAAGGTAGTGAGCCTTAATTCCCCTAGCCGAGGCGCAGTTTAAAAGGCCCTGGCCTTGTGCTCCTCGCCTGGGCTTCGGAGGCTCTCATCAATGCGTGCCTTGGGAACATTCAGTGTTTtgattaggtttttttttttcaaacaaggTCAAGAATAAGAATCTATAAAAGAGAAGGACTCGAAGGAGTAGGATAAGCTAGCATCTTCTCTCTTTTCTAAAGGTAGCGGTTGATTAATCTCAACCATTGATCTAATCTATAAGCAAACTTAGTTTTAAGATCTAATCTAAGTAAAAGTGTAAAACAAAACAAGAAtatgaagaagaggaaattgGAGATGAAAATGATAGTGGAGACTTTAGAGAGGACGATATCAATCTTGATGaggattattagtttttttttagttcTTTTTGATTGATAATGAATGCTTATTAGTTTATTAGCATTAGTTAGGTACTTAGGTGAAGTATATGTCTCTATGAACTTAACTTggtgtttttgacatttaaTATCATGTTTTTATGTGGTTTTGTCTTGTTTAAGTGGTTATAAGTGTGTTTTTTTGGTTCCTCACAACTTATGCTTTAACTAGTAATAGAGTAGTAGTAATATTAGTATCAAATATTGATATTTagattttgtatatatattttattttttgcgcCTCATGTTCATCAGGCGAACGCCTTGCGCCTAGGGTCCAGGACCCCTTAGTGCCTTAGTGCACCTTGTCcctaggctccaggaccccttagCGTCTTTAACAACTATGAAGTGGATAACGGAATAACCTTCTAGTTGGGCAGATCTCACTTAAAACCATGATATTTCTTCATCAATGACGACTCAATACTCTTGCATGTGGGAATACCAAATTGAAGTAGAAGGATGCGGtaggaaaagaaaaggaaaaacttgaaAGAATGGAGGTCGAAAGTGATGGTCAGACGATGCATAAAGAAAAGATGTGTGAATACTAAGGAGTATAAGAGGGTATATAGCATCAATTGGGAGGAAAGGAAGGTGTGTAGGGTTGCAAATGGGGCGGGGTGAGGATAGGGACTACCCTCCATCCCTGTCCCTATTCCCATGGAGATTCAGGTCCCCGTGGGGATCCCCAAATGGGGCGGGGTGAGGATAGGGACTACCCTCCATCCCCTGTCACATGCTTGTTAgtgaattgtgtttattattttcagatatttttgtttaattgcgTTCTCTACTTGTTTTCATGGTATGTTTAAGAGTTTAAACACATTGTTTCATAGTTTTTGGCGAACTATATTAGTTGTGAACATTGTTttttgggataaggtgcaaaaatacccctaggagcaattttacccctaactttgacaagttgggtcaattggagaaattattcgtctaattgtcttctcggtcataaatcttgtcatctaaacttcacatgtgcatcattttatcacttagTAACATATCACATACATGATTAAACgcgaaaaaaatttagaattttttttgaaaaaatatattgtattttgtacgagttggacaaaaaaaattcaaatatttcaccgaatttaaaaatattaatcttaaattctattattaaatcataaaaaatatgaaatcttttttttttagaatcaacttacGTGCAATTGGTACAAAGTAAGGAACAAAatgtatgtgttttataataatgtctaaaattgatccaacttaccAACGTTAAGGGtcaaattgctcttgactgccaacGTTAGGGTCAAAATTGCACCGTTTTAGACAttaataagggtaaaattgctcatgcatgtaaatgttaggggtatttttgcaccctATCCCTTGTTTTTTACTcgtttgagttgtttcaatgatattgttgttgaaatgttgttATTCGCATATTTTTAaggatatatgttacaaatgtttatgtttttttgtaaattatttttagatagtataatacatattttaattgtatttatgtaataatttgtttattaacaaataagaaaatataaatccGACCAATATCCGAGTTCCCTTTCCCCTTTATTAGCCCCTAGCGTTTTTTACAATCTTGTATATGCCATACGATTATGTATTGTACTAATGCGACAAAAATGATGATTGTGAATCTTTATTGCTGGCAATCTAAAGAATTTATTCATATGTAATTTGGTTCGCTTCGGCAATTTCGATCTTCACTGATAGAAAATTTGATATTGCAGATGGACGGGAATGTCTGTGTAACTTGGCTGAATAAATTCTCTGGAGACATTGAAGCAGCGACCTCTGATAATTTCCTTTATTGAATATCTGGATATGGTACTTGTGTTTTAGATGTTCTGTAGATGTTAAAACTTTTGTATAATGTTCTCATTTATGTTGCTTGCAAGGATTCCATCATTTGATAACAAATGTTAAactttttatccttaacgtttcCAACTTGGTGCAATTTTGGGTCTGGACAGCCGAACATGGAGCTAGTTTAGATTCTGATAGCAGAACCTTGGGCCATGGGATGTAGGGCTGAGCAAAATAATCGATACCTGATTATCAAATTTAAAGtttagtttggttcggttatttttaCTTTATGGTTTGGTGGTAGTCGGCTATCGGTTGGTTTTGGTGGTAGTTGGCTattggttcggttattttataaaaaaaatcagttatTTTTACTCTATGGTTTGGTGGTAGTTGGCTATTGGTTCGGTCGTTTCGTAAAAAAATATtggtttatatataaataaaaaaaatataatcttaTTTTATACTATGTAAATCTAAAGTGTATATACATGTGCATTTGGTTTTGAAAATACTAAAATGTCAAATTTTTTATTACGAAAATGCTTGCTTTTATCTTCATTAGATTTTGAAAATACCAAAATGTCAATTTTTTATTACGAAAATCCTTATATACAATAGGAAACTGGTTAGGAAAAAACTCACAAAGATTCACAAAAGGACAAAAATGATTAcaaatagaattttttttttataaaaggtaaaacacacaaaaaaaaaaacataaaaaaaaaaaaaaacaatgatacATATATTTTATGAAAATCTAAATCCGTAGTAATATGGTAAATAATACCATTTGGAACTCAAAGGTTCATGATCTATTTTTGGGCCGATCCATTTAGGGTCCCAAAAGGTATTCACAAAGGGATCAAAGTTTCAAATCTTAGATACACGCTAAAGCTATTTGGATAGGGAGTGTAAATTTCGGACCAATATGGTGATGACACGTGTATCTAGGATGAAGTCCAATTCATTATAAATAGGAGTTTAATTCAAAGAGAAAGGTACTCAATTCTATACATTCAAACTCATTGTCTATTCTTCAAGCTTGGTAGTCCCATACTAACTTAGGCATTGGAGAGGGTTCACCGGTCTCCTGCTTCCTGTCTAATTGTGTTATGTTTTACAGGTATTAAGGCGTTATATTCTGATATTCTGATCACGTAGAAAAGCAGTAACAATCAAATCTTCATCATTTAAGTCATTCCGAACATTCGAATctgagtttttttttgttgcaaccacataTATCTATTGATCCACAGATAAAATAAATTGTTTTTGCTCGCTAAAGTAAAAGGTATAAATAAGAGAATAATAGAAAGCAAATACGATTCAAACGGATAAAAAAGATtcgataaaatatataaacaccgcataaaaaagaaaatacaataaaaaaaggaaaaccTAATCCGATGGGAGGAGAAAGAAGGAAGATCTCACAAAAGAGGAAGATTTGAAGCTTCTTACAAGATTTTAAGAGAAAATGgaaagagaagagaaaataaacaaaagtaGGAGTGACTGTTCTTCTTGAAGTgagtaatttttcaaaaaataattatttttcaaaatgttaaattaatgttattttaatgaAATTCAAAATTATAAGAATTACAATGTTATTACaatgcaggcttgtcagcttccgaatcctgtgcttaatgatcttgataagattaaccggaGGTttctgtggggggaagctgcggagggaaggaagatccatctggtgccttggagtgaggtttgtcagcccaaagattcaggtggtttgggcattaggagagctaaggataataataaagttttattaatgaaactcatttggcgtatgtggcaatgcccctcctctctctgggttctccttctttgtggtaagtatcgaaaagataagatctttgggggccctaaagagagagttatcaattgttccttcctctggaaagggcttagcgccgtatttgctgagttttgctcgggggttggtctggatgtgggtaatggtaagtctattagcttctggtttgatacctggattggggataaacctttaATGGATGTGTGtacttcccccccgcctagtgatatccacaactggaggttagccgatgtggtggactctgaaggggactggatttggcctaagtttgattctttcttttgccttgagactctccttagaattagaggagtgaaggtgagtaatcaagaggatgACAACATTGCtaggcgctgactaacaatggagtttattcttgcaaatctgcctttgaagctttttcccttaacaTGACTGTTaatccctcggatatttggaagacTATTTGGTCCCTTAAAGTCCCCTACCgtatgaggagcttcctgtggctgggcgttaaagacaggttacttactaactcagataggtacagaaggcatttggcgacctctggagcttgcggtagatgtaCAGGCCaggttgaatctttgtgccatgctcttagggattgccctaagagtgacgaggtttggaagaaaattcttccACAAcatactttctcttccttcatgtcccattcagtgaacgactggttctcagatggtattaggggaaagttattgtcttatatggagcatggggacattttctttgccattatctgtcatcaagtttggaaatggagaaatgaggagatttttgataataaagctgtgcttttgtctaacttagctgagttcttcttgaagaaactctcctctattattgatagtttcaaaggtgagtcccttgccagtTCTTCCCCGAGTActgatgtccacctcgtgagtTGGAGAAGGCCGAGTGAGGGGgtggtgaagctgaatactgatggttcctgcctcagtaatggtaagattgctgccggaggtgttcttagggatgcgggaggcgcttggctttctgggtttacccagaatttgggtttgggttcttccttctctgcggagctctggggcattctctctggaatccagctggcgattaggctgggtgttaagaggctttctgtggagtcag comes from Euphorbia lathyris chromosome 8, ddEupLath1.1, whole genome shotgun sequence and encodes:
- the LOC136203853 gene encoding NADH dehydrogenase [ubiquinone] 1 beta subcomplex subunit 3-B, encoding MGKPLGPTGEFFRRRDQWRKHPMITNQFRHALPGFGIGVVAFGVYLVGEKVYNRVYAPSSSHHTSSASHSH